Proteins from a genomic interval of Lactococcus protaetiae:
- a CDS encoding replication initiation protein produces MTENSDNRATSNSPITIHEMSPNEQSYSKFQEEVSFKYGFVGLKLDKLSLTARIDEELHNQILTGEFKLYDIFGIKEPNLTPNGELASYKGQFFYNEKENWYVEYTPISSIKMNKRPLKIEFTPSKVSKEHFLTVFNLLLPHLSDIACSTFHLAYDFERDLSTLKVNWPKAMYRPIYKGIKLETMDFGAPKGNYHITNYNKLKERADQGDSAEIEIYQQYENLWRIEYKFYNEGNIKKELKNGLPFLAKIPVFIENLEGLEFQNLGVNEKIALFAMKNKPELFAGSDNRTIRKYKKLAESIAEVNLNVFFQNALDYTEVFNQEPTRVNFFDFIKNLLTGQIPQIEKELSTRTLDGQSDNSIIE; encoded by the coding sequence ATGACAGAAAACAGCGACAATCGGGCTACTTCTAATAGCCCGATAACTATACATGAAATGTCCCCCAATGAACAATCTTATTCTAAATTTCAAGAGGAAGTTTCTTTCAAATATGGATTTGTTGGTTTAAAACTTGATAAGTTGAGCCTGACAGCACGAATTGACGAAGAGCTTCATAACCAAATTTTAACTGGTGAATTCAAGCTTTATGATATTTTTGGGATAAAAGAACCAAATCTAACACCAAACGGAGAGCTTGCAAGCTATAAAGGACAATTTTTCTATAACGAGAAAGAAAATTGGTATGTGGAATATACCCCGATTTCTTCAATTAAAATGAACAAACGTCCACTTAAAATTGAGTTTACTCCTTCAAAAGTATCAAAAGAGCACTTTTTAACTGTGTTCAATTTACTTCTTCCACATTTATCCGATATAGCTTGTAGTACATTCCACTTAGCCTATGACTTTGAACGTGATTTATCAACATTAAAAGTCAATTGGCCTAAGGCAATGTATCGTCCTATCTATAAAGGTATAAAGCTTGAAACCATGGACTTTGGTGCTCCTAAGGGCAATTATCACATCACAAATTACAACAAACTAAAAGAACGAGCAGACCAAGGAGACTCTGCTGAAATTGAAATTTATCAGCAGTATGAAAATCTCTGGAGAATTGAATATAAATTTTATAACGAAGGTAACATTAAAAAAGAGCTAAAAAACGGGTTACCTTTCCTAGCTAAAATTCCTGTATTTATTGAAAACTTAGAGGGTTTAGAATTTCAAAATCTCGGGGTTAATGAAAAAATTGCACTTTTTGCAATGAAAAATAAGCCCGAATTATTTGCTGGTTCAGATAATAGAACAATTAGGAAATATAAAAAGCTTGCTGAAAGCATTGCCGAAGTGAACCTCAATGTATTCTTTCAAAATGCGTTAGACTATACAGAAGTTTTTAATCAAGAACCTACTAGGGTAAACTTCTTTGATTTTATTAAAAATCTTTTGACTGGACAAATTCCACAAATTGAAAAAGAGCTATCAACTCGTACTTTGGACGGTCAGAGTGATAACTCAATTATTGAGTAA
- a CDS encoding 3-deoxy-7-phosphoheptulonate synthase: MTFKEISPKINIDAIKMLGHLNSEQQAKKIKRDKELEAIIKGDDERLLLIIGPCSSDNEEAVLEYARRLAKLQEEVKDKIFMVMRVYTAKPRTNGDGYKGLIHEPDADGHTDLINGIKMVRDLHYKVITETGLTTADEMLYPENLRMVDDLVSYHAVGARSVENQQHRFVASGIDAPTGMKNPTSGNLKVMFNGVYAAQQPQDFLFGLAEVQTPGNPLAHIILRGGQDENGKYHPNYYTDNLLETIDLYEKMGLKNPFVVIDTNHDNSGKKYMEQIRIVRQTLVNRDWDEKIHKYVRGFMIESYLEDGRQDRPDVFGKSITDPCLGWEKTEDLVKEIYNAESNNH; this comes from the coding sequence ATGACTTTTAAAGAGATAAGTCCCAAAATAAATATTGATGCCATTAAAATGTTGGGTCATCTGAATAGTGAACAACAGGCAAAAAAAATTAAACGGGATAAGGAGTTGGAAGCAATCATCAAAGGAGATGATGAGCGTCTTCTCTTAATTATTGGACCTTGTTCTTCAGATAATGAAGAAGCTGTCCTTGAATATGCACGTCGCCTTGCCAAGCTGCAAGAAGAAGTAAAAGATAAAATTTTTATGGTGATGCGTGTCTATACGGCAAAACCTCGGACAAATGGTGATGGCTATAAAGGGTTGATTCACGAACCTGATGCAGATGGCCATACTGACCTTATCAATGGAATTAAGATGGTGCGTGATTTGCACTATAAAGTCATTACAGAAACAGGTCTGACGACTGCAGATGAGATGCTTTATCCCGAAAATCTGAGAATGGTAGATGATTTGGTGAGCTACCATGCAGTAGGAGCGCGTTCGGTAGAAAATCAACAGCACCGATTTGTAGCCAGTGGTATTGATGCGCCAACAGGGATGAAAAATCCGACTTCTGGTAATTTAAAAGTGATGTTTAATGGCGTTTATGCTGCGCAACAACCACAAGATTTTCTTTTTGGACTTGCAGAAGTACAAACTCCAGGTAATCCATTAGCTCACATCATTCTTCGGGGTGGACAAGATGAAAATGGAAAATATCACCCAAATTACTACACAGATAATCTCTTGGAAACGATAGACTTATACGAAAAAATGGGACTAAAAAATCCATTTGTTGTGATTGATACAAACCATGACAACTCAGGGAAAAAATACATGGAACAGATCCGTATTGTACGCCAAACTTTGGTCAATCGCGATTGGGATGAAAAAATTCACAAATATGTTCGTGGTTTTATGATTGAGTCTTATCTTGAAGATGGACGTCAAGACCGTCCAGATGTTTTTGGAAAATCCATTACAGATCCATGTCTTGGTTGGGAAAAAACAGAAGACCTGGTTAAAGAAATCTATAATGCAGAATCGAATAACCACTAA
- the ptsP gene encoding phosphoenolpyruvate--protein phosphotransferase, with translation MTTMLKGIAASSGVAVAKAYLLVQPDLSFETKTITDTANEEARLDAALATSQSELQLIKDKAVESLGEEAAAVFDAHMMVLSDPDMTAQIKATINSKSVNAEAALKEVTDMFIAIFEGMEDNAYMQERAADIKDVTKRVLAHLLGVNLPNPALINEEVIIVAEDLTPSDTAQLDKRFVKAFVTNIGGRTSHSAIMARTLEIPAVLGTNNITELVSEGQLLAVSGLTGEVILDPTPEQQGEFHKAGEAYAAQKAEWAALKDAETVTADGRHFELAANIGTPKDVEGVNDNGAEAIGLYRTEFLYMDAQDFPTEEDQYNAYKAVLEGMNGKPVVVRTMDIGGDKTLPYFDLPKEMNPFLGWRALRISLSTAGDGMFRTQLRALLRASVHGKLRIMFPMVALVTEFRAAKKIYDEEKAKLIAEGVPVADGIEVGIMIEIPAAAMLADQFAKEVDFFSIGTNDLIQYTMAADRMNEQVSYLYQPYNPSILRLINNVIKAAHAEGKWAGMCGEMAGDQTAVPLLMGMGLDEFSMSATSVLQTRSLMKRLDSKKMEELSNKALTECATLEEVVTLVEEYTK, from the coding sequence ATGACAACTATGCTTAAAGGTATCGCTGCATCATCAGGTGTAGCAGTAGCTAAGGCATACTTGCTTGTCCAACCAGATTTGTCTTTTGAGACAAAGACAATCACTGATACAGCTAATGAAGAAGCTCGCCTTGATGCAGCACTTGCTACGTCGCAAAGCGAGCTTCAACTCATTAAGGACAAAGCAGTAGAAAGCCTTGGAGAAGAAGCCGCAGCCGTATTTGATGCACATATGATGGTTCTCTCAGATCCAGATATGACTGCACAAATCAAAGCGACAATTAATTCTAAATCTGTAAATGCTGAAGCTGCCCTCAAAGAAGTGACAGATATGTTTATCGCAATCTTTGAAGGCATGGAAGATAATGCTTATATGCAAGAACGTGCAGCTGATATCAAGGATGTGACAAAACGCGTTTTAGCTCATCTTTTAGGAGTAAATCTGCCTAATCCAGCTTTGATTAATGAAGAAGTTATCATCGTTGCTGAAGACCTGACGCCATCAGATACAGCTCAACTTGATAAGAGATTCGTTAAAGCTTTTGTTACAAACATTGGTGGACGTACTTCTCACTCAGCCATCATGGCGCGTACACTTGAAATCCCAGCTGTTCTTGGTACAAATAACATTACTGAACTTGTATCTGAAGGTCAGTTATTGGCTGTTTCAGGCTTGACTGGTGAAGTTATTCTTGATCCAACTCCTGAACAACAAGGTGAATTCCACAAAGCTGGCGAAGCTTATGCGGCTCAAAAAGCTGAATGGGCAGCACTTAAAGATGCTGAAACTGTAACAGCAGATGGACGTCATTTTGAACTTGCTGCAAATATTGGTACTCCAAAAGACGTTGAAGGTGTTAATGATAATGGTGCAGAAGCAATTGGACTTTATCGTACAGAATTCTTGTATATGGATGCACAAGATTTCCCAACAGAAGAAGACCAATATAATGCATATAAGGCAGTGCTTGAAGGCATGAATGGTAAACCAGTCGTTGTTCGTACAATGGACATCGGTGGAGATAAAACTTTGCCTTACTTCGACTTGCCAAAAGAAATGAACCCATTCCTTGGATGGCGTGCACTTCGTATTAGCCTTTCAACAGCTGGTGACGGGATGTTCCGTACTCAACTTCGTGCTTTGCTTCGTGCTTCTGTGCATGGAAAACTTCGTATCATGTTCCCGATGGTTGCGCTTGTGACTGAATTCCGTGCAGCTAAGAAAATTTATGATGAAGAAAAAGCTAAGTTGATTGCTGAAGGTGTTCCGGTTGCAGACGGCATTGAAGTAGGAATTATGATTGAAATTCCAGCAGCAGCAATGCTTGCAGACCAATTTGCAAAAGAAGTTGACTTCTTCTCAATTGGTACAAACGACCTCATCCAATACACGATGGCTGCAGACCGTATGAATGAACAAGTGTCATATCTTTACCAACCTTATAACCCATCTATTCTTCGTTTGATTAACAATGTTATCAAAGCGGCTCACGCTGAAGGCAAATGGGCTGGTATGTGTGGTGAGATGGCAGGTGACCAAACAGCGGTACCACTTCTTATGGGTATGGGACTTGATGAATTCTCAATGTCAGCAACTTCTGTGCTTCAAACACGTTCATTGATGAAACGTTTGGACTCTAAGAAAATGGAAGAATTGTCTAATAAAGCTTTGACAGAATGTGCAACTTTGGAAGAAGTTGTCACTCTTGTCGAAGAATATACAAAATAA
- a CDS encoding phosphocarrier protein HPr, translating into MASKEFHIVAETGIHARPATLLVQTASKFTSEITLEYKGKSVNLKSIMGVMSLGVGQGADVTISAEGADADDAIATITETMTKEGLAE; encoded by the coding sequence ATGGCATCTAAAGAATTCCACATCGTTGCAGAAACTGGTATCCACGCACGCCCAGCTACATTGCTCGTGCAAACAGCTTCAAAATTCACTTCAGAAATCACTTTGGAATACAAAGGTAAATCAGTAAACCTTAAATCAATCATGGGTGTTATGTCACTTGGTGTTGGTCAAGGTGCTGACGTTACTATCTCAGCTGAAGGCGCAGACGCTGACGATGCTATCGCAACAATCACTGAAACAATGACTAAAGAAGGACTTGCTGAATAA
- a CDS encoding helix-turn-helix transcriptional regulator — MNNNPPQIQYLQENLQSIRKIAKWTAEDLSKKIGVTKQTISNLENNRTRMNLTQYIAIRAVLEYEVEKNKENVLLPQVLNVIFDDENSQFSREAHENTEIKDKISMIGAAVAAGITITSIMSMISPLSSTSSTLPKVPNWLKNILK; from the coding sequence ATGAATAATAATCCTCCACAAATTCAATATTTACAAGAAAACTTACAATCTATTCGAAAAATTGCAAAGTGGACTGCAGAAGATTTGAGTAAAAAAATTGGTGTTACCAAACAAACGATTAGTAATTTAGAAAATAATCGTACAAGAATGAATCTTACACAGTATATTGCAATTCGAGCAGTCCTAGAATACGAAGTTGAAAAAAATAAAGAAAATGTTCTTCTTCCTCAGGTTCTTAATGTTATTTTTGATGATGAGAATTCACAATTTTCAAGGGAAGCACATGAAAATACTGAAATAAAAGACAAAATTTCTATGATTGGAGCTGCTGTAGCTGCTGGTATTACCATAACCTCTATTATGAGTATGATTTCACCGCTATCAAGTACTTCCTCAACACTTCCTAAAGTCCCAAATTGGCTAAAAAATATACTGAAATAA
- a CDS encoding YbaB/EbfC family nucleoid-associated protein yields MMNMQSMMKQAQKLQKQMQASQEEIANTTFVGKSAQELVVAEFSGDKVLKTLNIKADVIDPEDPETLQDMVTDAVNDALSQIEKVTEQKLGKFTKGLPF; encoded by the coding sequence ATGATGAATATGCAATCCATGATGAAGCAAGCTCAAAAGTTACAAAAACAAATGCAAGCTTCTCAAGAAGAAATCGCCAATACTACTTTCGTTGGTAAATCAGCTCAAGAACTTGTTGTCGCTGAATTCTCTGGCGATAAAGTACTGAAGACGCTCAATATTAAAGCAGATGTAATTGACCCTGAGGACCCTGAAACTTTGCAAGATATGGTAACTGATGCAGTCAATGACGCACTCTCACAAATCGAAAAAGTAACTGAGCAAAAACTCGGAAAATTTACTAAAGGCTTGCCTTTTTAA
- a CDS encoding DUF3173 family protein, which yields MIQNITKSDIMILTGYSKTQAQNILRKAKASMVSEGFVWYSNKRVSRVPIQAVEAILGYKLDTENVIIDDVSAGTML from the coding sequence ATGATTCAAAATATTACTAAATCTGATATTATGATTTTAACTGGATATTCAAAAACACAGGCACAAAACATCTTAAGAAAAGCCAAGGCTTCTATGGTTTCTGAGGGATTTGTTTGGTATTCTAACAAACGTGTTTCACGTGTTCCGATTCAGGCTGTAGAAGCTATTCTCGGCTACAAATTGGACACAGAAAATGTTATAATTGATGATGTATCTGCTGGTACAATGTTATGA
- a CDS encoding DMT family transporter — MTWLYLLLAGIFEVVWATTIKLSEGFSSIKFSVMTVLGMFASFIFLALALKKLPLGLAYPLWTGIGAVGTIIVGVLLFKDEIPALTWVFVGFLIIGILGIKMTSGH, encoded by the coding sequence ATGACATGGTTATACTTATTATTAGCGGGTATTTTTGAAGTAGTATGGGCAACCACAATAAAATTAAGTGAAGGTTTTTCCAGTATAAAGTTTTCTGTTATGACTGTACTGGGAATGTTTGCGAGTTTTATTTTTCTAGCCCTTGCGTTAAAGAAACTCCCTTTAGGATTAGCTTATCCGCTATGGACAGGAATTGGTGCTGTAGGGACAATTATAGTCGGTGTTTTATTATTTAAAGATGAAATACCAGCACTTACATGGGTTTTTGTTGGATTTCTTATCATAGGTATTTTGGGAATCAAGATGACAAGTGGACACTGA
- a CDS encoding site-specific integrase, protein MTVSKYGKGLWKIDVSDGYDELTGERKRIRKTGFTSKKQAEEYEAHIKLFELRELKPKQKISIDYLYSLVKIEDEIRGNSQSTKDTQDSYYRIYVSKFFAKANMRTLTILDIKKFREWLQKQPSVKGGKLTNKNINRQMIFLHKLFDISILHQIRSDNPCQLKALPEKHVEMKYYTPEQFKHFISLIDPIDEFRYKLFFEILMFTGARSGEALALTWEVVNLDEGYINIKSSAHYRKKKVTIGATKTTQSVRMIHIHKSFVDELRAWKTKQFKLLEKYVDKPETLQIYQTTPEIVTHPQITGFRHDKLKKRMPDDLTLIRNHDFRHSHAAFLISQGLRNGEGKDYLFFTLMKRLGHSSITTTVNTYSHLFPSQQKEIANAFDDF, encoded by the coding sequence ATGACAGTTTCTAAATATGGGAAAGGCCTTTGGAAAATTGATGTCTCCGATGGATATGATGAGCTAACAGGCGAACGTAAAAGAATTCGTAAAACTGGTTTCACTTCTAAAAAGCAAGCCGAGGAATATGAAGCTCACATCAAACTTTTTGAATTACGTGAATTAAAGCCTAAGCAGAAAATTTCTATTGACTATCTTTATTCATTGGTTAAAATAGAAGATGAAATCCGTGGAAACTCACAATCTACCAAAGATACACAAGATTCATATTATCGTATTTACGTTTCAAAGTTCTTTGCTAAAGCAAATATGCGAACTTTAACCATACTTGATATTAAAAAATTTCGTGAATGGCTTCAGAAACAACCTAGCGTTAAGGGTGGTAAGCTTACTAACAAGAATATCAATCGTCAAATGATATTTTTACATAAACTGTTTGATATTTCTATTTTACACCAGATTCGCTCTGATAATCCGTGCCAACTTAAAGCATTACCTGAAAAGCACGTTGAAATGAAATACTATACACCCGAACAGTTCAAACACTTCATATCTCTCATTGACCCAATAGACGAATTTCGATATAAGTTATTCTTTGAGATTTTGATGTTTACTGGTGCTCGAAGTGGTGAAGCTCTAGCTTTAACTTGGGAGGTAGTAAATCTTGACGAAGGTTATATCAATATCAAAAGCTCTGCTCATTATCGCAAAAAGAAAGTAACTATTGGGGCAACAAAAACAACGCAGTCTGTTCGAATGATTCATATCCATAAATCATTTGTTGATGAGTTGAGAGCTTGGAAAACTAAGCAGTTTAAACTTCTTGAAAAGTATGTTGATAAACCCGAAACACTTCAAATTTATCAGACTACTCCTGAAATTGTTACACATCCACAAATCACAGGCTTTAGACATGATAAACTTAAAAAGCGTATGCCTGATGATTTAACGTTAATTAGAAATCATGATTTCCGACATTCTCACGCTGCTTTTTTAATCAGCCAAGGTCTGAGAAATGGAGAAGGAAAAGATTATCTATTTTTTACGCTAATGAAACGGCTTGGGCACTCTTCCATCACTACAACTGTAAATACTTACAGCCATCTCTTTCCATCGCAACAAAAGGAAATTGCAAACGCATTTGACGACTTTTAA
- a CDS encoding alpha/beta hydrolase, translating into MKKLTKKRIRQWLIGIFALLIIADIGATLYFYRVACVRNDNPISQVKTTSPNYALVKNFNMLPKTTVTIKNDKLKLDAWYVPANKVTDKTVIVVHGFRQDKSAMRQYGELFHQLGYNVLMPDNRGAGQSQGEFISFGFHDKYDVIAWANYLTNKNPQSEITLYGLSMGASTVMMASGEKTLPKTVKSIIEDCGYDNAWDEITYQGKVGYNVPAFPLVYSVSLESKIRQGWFFQEASATKALAKDKLPILFIHGSKDTYVPTRMVYDNYKAVKSNVPKALLIVKGAAHAKSFETNPTLYRSTVSKFMNKYNPVSTGQ; encoded by the coding sequence ATGAAAAAATTGACAAAAAAACGAATACGGCAATGGTTAATTGGAATTTTCGCTCTACTTATCATCGCTGATATCGGAGCAACTTTATATTTCTACCGAGTAGCTTGTGTAAGAAACGATAATCCTATCAGTCAGGTCAAAACGACGAGTCCCAACTATGCTCTAGTTAAAAACTTTAATATGTTACCCAAAACAACTGTGACGATTAAGAATGATAAACTAAAACTTGATGCTTGGTATGTGCCTGCCAATAAAGTCACTGACAAAACTGTCATCGTTGTTCATGGATTTCGGCAAGACAAGTCAGCAATGCGTCAGTATGGCGAACTTTTTCATCAGTTAGGTTATAATGTCTTAATGCCCGATAATCGAGGAGCTGGACAATCACAAGGAGAGTTTATCAGCTTTGGATTTCACGATAAATATGATGTTATTGCATGGGCAAACTATCTAACAAATAAAAATCCTCAAAGCGAAATTACTCTCTACGGTCTATCAATGGGCGCTTCTACTGTTATGATGGCCTCTGGTGAAAAAACACTACCTAAAACAGTCAAAAGTATCATCGAAGACTGTGGTTATGACAATGCTTGGGACGAGATTACTTATCAAGGAAAAGTTGGATACAATGTCCCAGCATTTCCCCTTGTTTATAGCGTTTCCCTCGAAAGTAAGATACGTCAAGGATGGTTCTTCCAAGAGGCTAGTGCTACAAAAGCTTTAGCTAAAGACAAACTTCCTATCTTATTCATTCACGGAAGTAAAGACACTTATGTCCCTACTCGCATGGTTTATGATAATTATAAAGCAGTCAAAAGTAATGTTCCTAAAGCATTACTTATTGTAAAAGGAGCCGCTCACGCCAAATCCTTTGAAACGAATCCAACTTTATATCGCTCAACTGTCTCTAAATTTATGAACAAATACAATCCTGTCAGTACTGGCCAATAA
- a CDS encoding argininosuccinate synthase translates to MGNKKVVLAYSGGLDTSVAVKWLSDKGFDVIAACMDVGEGKDLTFIHDKALQVGAVESVVIDCKSEFAETFVGAALKGNLMYENKYPLVSALSRPLIAEKLVEVAKETGATAIAHGCTGKGNDQVRFEVAIHSLAPELEVIAPVREWHWAREEEIEYANQNGVPIPADLDNPYSIDMNLWGRAIEAGVLENPWNTCPEDAFFMTNSIEDAPNEAEFIEIEFKEGLPVALNDKNMPLHEIIKEVNIIAGKHGIGRIDHIENRLVGIKSREFYECPGAITLLKAHKDLEDLTFVRELSHFKSVIENELSNLIYNGLWFNPATKALIAYLDETQKVVNGVVKVKLYKGSATPIGRKSSNSLYDEKLATYTAADEFDQAAAVGFIKLWGLPTQVNAQVNTK, encoded by the coding sequence ATGGGGAATAAAAAAGTTGTTTTAGCCTACTCAGGTGGTTTGGATACAAGTGTTGCGGTAAAATGGCTGAGTGACAAAGGATTTGATGTTATTGCAGCTTGTATGGATGTTGGTGAAGGAAAAGATTTAACCTTTATCCACGATAAAGCACTCCAAGTTGGGGCTGTGGAATCTGTAGTTATAGATTGTAAGTCAGAATTTGCTGAAACTTTTGTTGGTGCAGCGCTTAAAGGAAATTTGATGTATGAAAATAAATATCCATTGGTTTCTGCCTTGAGTCGTCCTCTGATTGCTGAAAAATTGGTTGAAGTTGCAAAGGAGACGGGGGCGACAGCGATTGCACACGGTTGTACGGGTAAGGGAAATGATCAAGTTCGTTTTGAAGTGGCTATTCATTCATTAGCGCCAGAACTTGAGGTGATTGCACCTGTCCGTGAATGGCACTGGGCGCGTGAAGAAGAAATAGAATATGCGAACCAAAACGGTGTGCCTATTCCAGCTGATTTGGATAATCCTTATTCTATTGATATGAATTTGTGGGGTCGTGCAATTGAAGCAGGTGTGCTTGAAAATCCTTGGAATACCTGTCCAGAAGATGCTTTTTTCATGACGAATTCTATTGAAGATGCACCAAATGAAGCAGAATTTATCGAGATTGAATTTAAAGAAGGACTTCCTGTTGCGCTCAATGACAAAAATATGCCATTGCATGAAATTATAAAAGAAGTGAATATTATTGCAGGAAAACATGGAATTGGGCGGATTGACCATATTGAAAACCGATTGGTTGGGATTAAATCACGTGAATTTTATGAGTGTCCAGGTGCAATTACACTGTTAAAAGCGCATAAAGATTTAGAAGATTTAACGTTTGTTCGTGAATTATCACATTTTAAGTCAGTTATTGAAAACGAGTTATCTAACTTGATTTATAATGGTTTATGGTTTAATCCAGCGACAAAAGCTTTGATTGCTTATCTTGATGAAACTCAGAAAGTAGTTAATGGTGTGGTAAAAGTTAAATTATACAAAGGCTCTGCGACACCTATTGGTCGTAAGTCCTCTAACTCACTTTATGATGAAAAATTGGCGACTTATACTGCTGCGGATGAATTTGACCAAGCTGCTGCAGTTGGTTTCATTAAACTTTGGGGATTGCCAACTCAAGTAAACGCTCAAGTCAATACAAAATGA
- a CDS encoding coiled-coil domain-containing protein has protein sequence MTNQDIIKNFQLSTKQTEILYNFEKLKVEADIKIEKDDKIKSLKINWLLDWEAGISDFFKSISLQSPEISWYTDVSELNKQIEAEFLGEPNSIWYDLVLLEVVLFVPYYPLNSEKEEIKKFKKVNYKKSEWLDFIVYSQKHSDSDLLKRYKKTYKKSISRMKGTKEKIIISLLVTSLITALTAGTATFFAPAIAASLFGSEFTGLSGVALTNATLAYIGGGAIVTGGAGMLGGTSIIAGGGAILGLAGGGLTTSAVTISKLLTTPEENLIQTAKIEVVIKEILANKRKDIALAEKTLNSIQESINSLNFRLNELDIKENKQEIKNIEKSIKQMNKAQAELRKFVSSFKIGLSRENEE, from the coding sequence ATGACTAATCAAGATATTATAAAAAATTTTCAACTCTCTACTAAGCAAACTGAGATTCTATATAATTTCGAAAAATTAAAAGTTGAAGCAGACATCAAAATTGAAAAAGATGATAAAATAAAATCTCTTAAAATAAACTGGCTGTTAGACTGGGAAGCTGGAATTTCAGATTTTTTCAAAAGTATCTCCCTTCAAAGTCCTGAAATTAGTTGGTATACAGATGTTTCAGAACTTAATAAACAGATAGAAGCTGAGTTTTTAGGTGAGCCAAATAGCATCTGGTATGATTTAGTTCTCCTTGAAGTTGTCCTTTTTGTTCCATATTATCCTTTAAATTCAGAAAAAGAAGAAATTAAGAAATTTAAAAAAGTGAATTATAAGAAATCTGAATGGTTAGATTTTATTGTTTACTCTCAAAAACATTCAGATTCGGATTTGTTAAAGAGATACAAAAAAACTTATAAAAAATCCATTAGCCGAATGAAAGGAACGAAGGAAAAAATCATCATTTCACTTCTTGTTACCTCTCTCATAACTGCACTTACGGCTGGAACGGCAACATTTTTTGCTCCAGCAATTGCAGCTTCATTATTTGGAAGTGAATTCACAGGACTATCTGGAGTTGCCTTGACAAATGCAACATTAGCCTATATTGGTGGTGGTGCAATCGTGACTGGTGGTGCGGGAATGCTTGGAGGTACAAGCATCATTGCTGGAGGCGGTGCAATTCTTGGATTAGCAGGCGGAGGCTTAACTACCTCAGCTGTAACAATTTCAAAACTTTTGACAACACCCGAAGAGAATCTTATCCAGACTGCTAAAATAGAAGTTGTCATCAAGGAAATATTAGCTAATAAGAGAAAAGATATTGCTTTAGCAGAAAAAACACTGAACTCAATTCAAGAGAGTATCAACTCCTTGAACTTCAGACTTAATGAACTCGATATTAAAGAAAATAAACAAGAAATCAAAAATATTGAAAAATCAATTAAGCAAATGAACAAAGCACAAGCTGAGCTTCGAAAATTCGTTTCTAGCTTTAAAATTGGACTTTCAAGGGAGAATGAGGAATAA